tgcaactctgcgtttcaaataaattaaaaaaaaaaaaaaaaaaagaaggtagctGTTTAAATTACCCATAGATACCACCAGCCTTAACAGTGAACTtcagcagagggacagagagcagaTGGTGGAGACCTTTGCAGGGTGGGGAGTGAGGTTCAGAGACAGGGGTGAGTGccgaggggcagagggaggggtccAGTCTGAGGGTCTGACCCCAAGGCCGATGCCAGGAGGTGTGTGGAGCAGGGGGACATGGCAGAAGGGGTGTGTGCCGGCCCCTAGGGGACGGGGTCTCTGAGCAGCAGCGGAGACAAAGGGGCCCAGCTTTGAGTTGGACAGATGCTGGCTTGACCTGGGGACTCCcgctctccccccgcccccacacctCACTGGACGTGAAGGCTGCAGGAGGGCATGGGGTGTGCCCAGGGCCCAAGGGCAGCCTGGTCAGTGTCCCCATCCCCAACCCTCCGCTGCCACGTGGCTCCATGGCCTCCAGCTCACGGGGGCCCCTTTCCTCCTGCAGGTGTGGCAGGCGTGCTTGTGGGACACCCGTTTGACACAGTCAAGGTGAGTCTCTGCTCCCCGCTTCAGCCTCTGCCACCTGGGCGCGGCCTGCAGGGTGAGGGGCGGCCTCAGTGTCTGAGGAAGGTGGAAGGGGAGCTCTCCAGGGTGCCTGGGGGCGGAACCTGCCCTGAGCCTTTGTCCTCCCCCCTCCCAGCAGTGGGCTCACGGCCACGTGCACTCTTGGGCGTGGCCACTGCAGGGagctcttcctctcccccacaACTGCCCCAAACGCTTCCTTGAAAGAGCAGGCGAGAGAGGAAAGCTACAAGCGTGTCGGGCTTTGCCACTACGTGAACTTCCCAGAGCCGTGGCGAGCGCCGCTCTGCACCTGGGTGACGGCCCTGGCTCCGGCCGGTGTTGTGGGCCTGCACGCCCtccgacacacacacacgggcggGCGGGCCGCCCCAGGAAAGCTGTCCTCCAGCCGCGgcttcccaggtcctggctgcgCCTTATGCTCCTCACTCAGCCAGGGCTTTCCTTGCCACTTTCCCTGCGGGCGGCCGGGCGGGTGGCCCTGCGCTTGGCACCTTCCCATGGGTGAGGGCAGAGCTGGAGGCGAGCCATCCTGTGTGCCCACTGTTTCTCAGTGAACCCAGGTGGCCTTGTTCGCCGAGGGCTGGCCTTTCTCGCAGTGCAGCCGTGAGGCCTGGCCTTAAGCTCTGGCTCTGACTTTAAAACGTTCTGCCTGGGCCTCGAgcaggtccagctcctgctgggtGGCCACATGACCTTGGCCCGCTGACTGTACCTCTGGGCCCAAGTGTTCTGCAAAGCTGGAGGGGCGTGAGATCCCAAGGGCGCCCCCCACACTGTGTGTGCAGTACCAGTACCAGGTGCTTTACAAGTGAGCAATGGGATTAAAAGACagttctattttgttgcaaaaaatattgaattccatgcatagctttctcagaatacacattatttatttatgatcttTTTGAAGGCCCCGTGTGTacctggatttcaaaagtttttttgcaccaaaataagctttgcctttaattccattttcgtGAACTGTTTGTAGCGTGTTCGGTGTCGGACTAATGCCGGCTCTGAGGAGCACCCCGTGGGGAAGAGGCCTCCTTGGGAAGCAGGGATGGCTCTGGCCAGGCCACCCCGTGAGGCTGCCACGACGGCCTGCCTGCGCCCACCCACACTGCACTTCCGTCTTGAGGCTGTGTCCCGCCAGGTACCTGGGCTTGGCAGAGGCCGGGCCTGTCCGAGCCTGCTGCGGGCTCACAAGCCCCTTGGACAGGCCCGTGAGTCAGGTGCACTTCCCACCGCTCTGGGTTCGAGCCCCCGAACTCCACCTCCCTGGCACCTCTGGGATGGCCACCAGGATGGCATCTGGGCGAACCTGGGCAGCTTGTGGGCAGCCTGTCCTGCTGTGCGGTGCCCCCCCGCGGGCTTTAACAGAAGCCTGTCCCCAGCAGTGCTAGTGTTCTGCTGGCCACTGGCTGTTGTCACAGTCGAACGTTCCCAGGAAGAGGAAACTGGGAAATGTGGAAAAGCCAGCGATCTCCTTGCCCCAGACAACTCCGCCATCCCACTTCGTGCGCTGCCTCCTGCACCCACCCGCACAGCGCGTGCCAGGCATAGGAAGTTCAGAATGGGTGGGCGTTAGGTCTGTACACGCTGGGGGCTGGCTTTCTATTATAAAAGTAGtatagggttttttgtttttttgtttttttaaatcttggcCTTGTAATAGAGGTGCATAAACTGGTTCTGGAAAGCCAGTGGCTCATGTATCCCTCCTCCGACCCCTGTTCAGGATTTCACTGGGAAACAGCCCCCGCTCCTCGACCCAGCTCCTGGGCCCAACTCCCAGCCTGTACTGCCCCAGCTTCCCTCTCCGGGGGTCGCCTTGCTCACTTCCACCCTTCACACAGTTGGAGCTGTCCTGTGCAATACGTTAGGGACACCCGTGTTTGGTGCCCGTCCACGGTTCTCACATCTGCACTTGGTCCCTCTGGGCCCCCGAGCCTGCAGGAATCCCCGATCTGGGTCCCCCCCACGGTCCCTGGGCTCGGCTGCCTTCCGTGTTTCTGGCTGAAGGTAGCTCTATGTCTTGCTGCACCGGGCCTGCGGTAATCTGGGCTTCGCTgcccctgggcaggggaggggacagggcggTGGGGGGCTGGCGGCAGGGGCTCGGCGCCTGGATGTGATGTTGAAATTTTGTGCTGCTTTAACCGCCTTTACTTTCTGAGCTAGGGGCTGCCTCCATGCATAGCCAAAGTGTAACTTTGTTGTAGATGAGCATAAGCCTCTGCCCGGAGAGCACTAGTAAGTACAGACCAGGTGAACCTCCGTCCTCGCCGTCCTGCCCGCCCAGACCCCGCCCCGCCtcagccacggcgcaggcccagcACAGGTCCTGCTGGAGAAACTctgcccccactccctccccgtCCCCCGGCCCTGTGGGGGCTCCAAGGCTCCTGGGCTCATGTGCAAGTGACCGTTTTCCTGGGGTGGACCCAGCCTCGGCACGAGTCCTTGGAGAAGACCTTGTCGCCCCGAACACTGACAACCTCAGATCCAGGCGTCGTGGGACTGGAGCCACTCGGCCACGTGTCACACCTGGACTCCTGGGCAGCGAGGGCCCCTCACAGACCTGAGGGGCAGACAGAGTGGCATGGGCCTCTGGCCGCTCCGGCTGAGGGGCTGAGCTGACCAGACCTGCCGTTCCCGAGCCTTGCCTGACCTGCAGAGCCCAAGGGACGCCACCGGAAGCCCCACCTACTTCTGCCAGCACAGCCCTCTCGGCGCCAGGGTCGGGGGCCGCGGGAGGACCTGACCCCCCCCCCAGAAcgctgaagggagagagagagacctcacgTCACAGGCACCTGGTCACAGGCACCTGGGCCAGAGCTCGTGGTGTCAGACGTTACACACCCTCTCCTGCCGGGTcctggcaggggcggggcagcggAGGCTTCGAGTTGTTGAGGTCCCTGTGTGCAGATGGTGTTTTTTCCCaatgagtcatttttttttttttttaagatttatttatttatttgaaagacacagagagaggagaggcagagagagagagagagagagaggtcttccatctgatggttcattccccagatggccgcaacggctggagctgtgctgatccagagccaggagcttcttccaggtctcccatgtgggtgcaggggcccaaggacttgggccatcttctactgctttcccaggccatagcagagggctggatcggaagaggggcagccaggactagaacgggtgcccgtatgggatgccggtgcttcgggccagggctttaacccactgcgccacagcgccgccccccacccttttttttttcttgtaagtgCACTTGCCAGCAGAGGGTCCACCTGTCCTGGTGGAGGGACGTGGCAGAGGCTCCCACTCCCAGGCCGAAGAAGTCCCCATTCCCTGTCAGGGTGCTCCCTGGCCAGCACGaccacttgtgtccctggagaCATCGGGCAGCTGAGGCCACCCTGCAGAATGTCAGCCAGCCTCCTTGGAAATGGCACCCACCTGGGCGGGTGGTCCCGATGCCCAGAAGAGATGAATGCAGAGGCCCCCCGCTCCCTGCCCGTGCTGCCCACCCGCTGTGGCCCTGGCTGTAATAGTGGGAGGGCAGCTCCTGGGGGTGTGACTTGACCGAGCTTAGCCCCGCGAGGCAGATTCCCAGTTCAGGCCCCGTCCCTCCTGCCCCGCAGCTGTGGGGCCTGCCTCTCAAGGGCAGAGATAAGCTCCTGGTTGACAGCGCCTTGACCCTCCCTTCCATAAGGGGCCACTGGGCGAAAGTCAGCGAGTCCCATGGAGCCGAGGCTCGAGGCCTGTGACACCTGGCACCTGGTGTGGACAGTGATGGGATGTTAGCtcaggagccccctctggcctcaGCCCTGGTTTGGGACGCTGGCCACTCGGCAGGATGACAGGTGTCCCTTGCACAGCCGGTTGGTTCTGGGAGGTAGTTTGTGTCCCTGGAGTGCAGCGTGCAGTGATGGTAGAAACAGGAGGCTTCGCCTCAACCACCTGAGATTTTGGGGACCCCTGTCTACAGCTGGTTGTCCCTAGCTGTTTGCCCACAAGCACCCCTCCTGATGAGGCATggactcctggccctgccccaccccgaaATTCCAAGAGCCgcaggaagctgcaggctccCTTCCTGATGCGGCCTGCCTtgggcctcccccagggcaggggagtgGGTGTTCTGGCTCTGGGCTCGCCTGCCTCTCACTGGGCCCCACCCTTGCAGGTGCGGCTGCAGGTGCAGAGCACGGAGAAGCCCCGGTACCGCGGGACCTTGCACTGCTTCCAGACCATCGTCAAGCAGGAGAGCGTGAGTGGCTGGGAGGTcaggtgcccccacccccaccccaggccacagagctggcaaAGCAGCTGTCAGGGTGACGGCTGGGGACCGGAATGCCAGGGCCTCCCATGGTGGCCTGTGGTTTGGTTCTTGGGAGCCCCTGGGTGGGTTGGGGTTGCCCCTACCCCCGCCCGGAACGCGCCCGGCAAGCGCTGATGGCCTCTCCTCTGCTCCGCAGGTGCTGGGCCTGTATAAGGGCCTGGGCTCGCCCCTCATGGGGCTCACCTTCATCAACGCGCTTGTGTTCGGCGTGCAGGGGAACACACTACGGGCGCTGGGCCAAGACACCCCACTGAACCAGTTCCTGGCCGGCGCGGCGGCGGGCGCCATCCAGTGCGTCATCTGCTGCCCGATGGAGCTGGCCAAGACGCGGCTGCAGCTGCAGGGCGCGGGCCCGGCGCGCACCTACAAGGGCTCCCTGGACTGCCTGGCGCAGATCTACCGGCGCGAGGGCCTGCGCGGCGTCAACCGAGGCATGGCGTCCACGCTGCTGCGCGAGACACCCAGCTTCGGCGTCTACTTCCTCGCGTACGACGTCCTCACGCGCGCGCTCGGCTGCGAGCCCGGCGAGCCCCTGCTGGTGCCCAAGCTGCTGCTGGCGGGCGGCGTGTCGGGCATGGCGTCCTGGCTCTCCACCTACCCCGTGGACGTGGTCAAGTCGCGGCTGCAGGCCGACGGGGTGCGGGGCGCCCCACGCTACCGCGGCATGCTGGACTGCGCGCGCCAGAGCTACCAGGCCGAGGGCTGGCGCGTGTTCACGCGGGGCCTGGCCTCCACGCTGCTGCGTGCCTTTCCCGTCAACGCTGCCACCTTCGCCACCGTCACCGTGGTGCTGAGCTACGCGCGCGGCCCCGAGGCCACCTCCGCGGGGCCggcactggcccagccctccaGCCTGTGaagccaccagccttgggccgcaTCGTACCGGGCTGGGGACGTCACTAGGATGGACACGACGTCAGGGATATGCCTGTGCGGTGCCCTGGCCTGGGACTGCTACTAGGGGTCCGCTGGAAACCCAGCCAGCTGTGATGTCCTGCTGCGGGCTTCTCGGGCATGCGGAACGCCCCGTCTTCCCCAGCCCCACAGACACCTCTGGGCtctgctggggacagagggcagcCTGGAGAGCCTCTTGGTGCGCATCTTCTACCTGTGTGTCTCAGCGCCTGGCTTTCCCGTGGCCTGGGCCTCACCAGGAAGTCACCGCTAGGTTGTTCGGCTGTGGCACATGGAAGGCCCTGCACCTCTGGACCTCAGACTGCCTTTCTGTGGAATGGGGACCTCAGTCAGCTGGGGTCTGGGTCGCtggcccaggagccagccagCGCTCCCCAGGGTCCACAGAGGGCCCAGCAGGGAACGGTGTGGGCTGGAACTAAGGCCAGAGACGCCCAAGGTCCGTTCCTTTCCATTCCTTCTGTGGCTGGCAGATGGTGTGTTTCCCGGGCAGCGAGGGGCTGATGGTGGGCACAGGTGTGGCCGGTTGGGGCCCCTCCAGGCTGGGGAGTGCCATAAGCtctgtgcccagctctggccttggccaTTGTACAGGAACCTTGGAAGAAATAAAGGACTCTGGATTTTTAAGAGGCTGAGGCTTGTCTATGGGAGAAGGGGTTTGTTCCCCACCCTCATCCAGGAGGAAGTGGCCTGTGAGCCTTCAGCCCCACAGGCTTGGGGCAGGGTTCCGGATACATCCAGTGTCTCGGTCGCCTTGCCTGCAGGTGGGCTGATGGAGCTGTGAGTGTGAAGCGAGGTGTCCAGCGCCAGTGTCCAGCAGTGCCCCTGGGAGGCCTCCATCCGGGCCTggaagccgcctcctgcagtccGAATGACCGCTGCCCTGTGCAGGTCAGTGAGGCCTTCCTGGACGAGGCCAAAGGGGTTCCACggcacaccccacccccaggcccgcTCAGTCTCCGGGAGTCAGCCCTGGATCGGCTGTCCTTCCCGCCCgccggcaggggcagggagggggcgagactggagtcactgtgcttcctggagggctcccagctcctccaccccTGTGCCCATTCATGTCCCAGCCCTCATGTCTGCATGTGGAGGCTGGCGTTCGGcgtagtggttaaggtgctgcctggaCCCCttcatcccgtatcagagtgcctgggttcgaatcccaagccccacttctgattcccgCTTCTTGCcaatatgcatcctgggaggcagcaggtgacacccacatggagttcctggctttggcctggcccagctctggctatttcaggtatccagggagtgaaccagcaaatgaagacctctgtgtgtttgcccttgaaataaaaagaattggaggggccagcattgtggcgcgtGCGTTAAGCCACTgtatcccatatccgagtgctggtttgaatcctgggaaggcagtggatgatggcccaagtgtttgggtgcctgcctcccacacgggaggcctagatgggagttcctggctctgggttctgCTTGGCCcatcctggccattacagccattcgggggagtgaaccagcagatggaagacctctctctctccctctctttgttgctGTGCCttcctaattaattaattaaaataatgacaaaCCCACCACGGAGCACAGGGCTCCCCTGTGCCGGGGTTGGGGAGCTGTGGCTGTCACAGAGCCCTCAACGTCCCCATCACCAGTCACCCTGGTCTCTCCAGTGAGGCCCCAACGTAACCCCAGAACTTGATTTGGGCAAAGATGTGTGTGCAGGCTCGCTCCCGCTGGGGCTGCTCCAGGTGACCTGGTGGGACAGCAAGCGCAGAGTGAGGTCACAGAGCAACGGGGTGCTCAGCACTGCCCAGCTGGGGCCCAACGTGGGCACCTCGAAACTGGCCACGGTGGAGCCAGATGACAGACGGTCATCGGGAACGgagtccccacccctccctgagaGCTGACCATTAAACGCTGAGAACAGGTGGGGGCGCTGATGGTTTTGATAGATTTAGTCCACACTTCTCTTTTCTCAGACTTGAATTTGCTGGATTAGGAGTAAAACACCAAGGCAGTATACAACACGGAGGTAAACAGGCCCCAGGCTGTGCCATGAGCCTTCCCCCAGCCGCCAGGTGTGGCCTGGGTGACGGCCTTCTGTTCCTGGTTCCCCTCACTTGACACGATCCTGGAGACGGTGGTGGCCTCCAGGGCTGCTGTGGCAGTGCCGCGGAGTGTGAGGCCAGAGACCCAGCTTTGCAGGACGGCTTCCTTCCTGGAGCTGCCAAGCAGGCCATAgacagggagccggattggaagtggagcagtggggacttgaaccagcacccttgtgggaagccagtgtcccaggtggcagctttacctgctgagccacagcgccgaccccactgCTGCTGTCTTTACACAGCCTGCTCCTGAGTGCCTAGGGCTCCAGGTTCCttccttattcatttatttttgaaaagcagacatcttccatctgcgggtctattccccagatggccacagtagccaggtttgggcaaggctgaagccagggtctagaactccatccaggtctccctggtgcagagatccaagtaattgggtcatcctctgctgccttcccacagacattagcaaggagctggatcagagtcaagcagctgggactgaaactggtgccctgacacgggatgctggtatcaACCTGtcgagccatggtgccggcccccacctgcctgcttgcctttatttaatatttatttatttgaaagagttacagagagggagaggcagagagagaggagaaaatcttccattcactggttcacctccaatggccaaaatgaccagggctgcgccaggccgaagccaggagcaagaagcttcttccatatttcccatgtaggtggcaggggctgaagcacttgggccatcttccactgctttccctgggcaagttaacaggaaactggattggaagtggaatagctgagactcgaaccagcgcccacatgggatgctgatgttgcaggcagcatcttaacccactgcaccacagtgcccgccccgaCTTCCTGGGATTCAGTGTCTCCATTAAAATAGCTTCCCAGACTCCTTTGCAGCTAGAGGCAGCCAGTGCACATCCCAGATCTGGTCAGTCAGACGAACACAGAAGTCAGAAGCTTTGTGGACGGACAGCTGCACCTGCGGCCCAtcccctggccctgctctctTCCCACTGAAATGGGGACAGGATGCCCGGAGTAGCAGCGTGGCCTTGGGGGCCGCTGGCCGGGCCTCGGCAGAGCACAGCTCCTCGGCTGCTCTCCTGTGTGGCCCCAGCAGCGAGGGCAGCAATGGGTGGGACCTGACTCACGCCCTGAACACCCCCCGGGAGTTAGAAGGTAGGTGGGCTGCCGAGGCCAGGGAGGGTCCTCTTGGACCACGAATGGAGGCCGCTGCAGGGGTCAATGGCACATGAGGGAGCCCCTGGAGCGGCCAGCCAAGGTGGGATTTGAAAGCGCACTGCAGAGCCAGCCCCTTCAGGGACGCAGCTGGGCCTGgacggctgggcctgggcctgtctGCAGCGGGATGGAGGCGCAGAGCCTGGGGTCAGCAGTGGAGTTCAGCCAGAACAGcagctccagccccgcccccagttGTTGGAGGACGTTCTGCGTCTAGAcctgaggagctgtttttttccTGGAGGCgtctgcagccccagggcccttTTGCTCGCTCTGGGCTCCAGGTGCACGGGAGAGCGGAGCAAGTCCCCGCGTGCTGTGCTCGTCACCTGGGCTTTGAGCGGGTCACTTCGCGTGGAAAAACCACCTATAGCTCTTTTCCACGCTCGGGCCTGGGGCCTTCCTGACCCCACCTGCGCTGGGCGGGTTCTGTGACTGTGGGGCATCAGTCCAGCCCTGTGCACAGTGGCCACTTCCGGCACTGgcactcccagcctgcagcagaCTCAAGGCGGGAGACCACGTCCAAGGCCACGCAGGCATCAATTCTGGGGCTGTGGCCCAGGGCCCTCCAGCCGACGGCCCTCACTCTGCCCCTACTCCAGGATCAGCCCAGGCTGCACCCCAAGACTCGCTCTGCCTGCAAGTGACAGACACCCCTGGGGCGGGAGTTCAAGCACCAGGGGGGACCTTgggaggcctggggacagggacagggacacggCCAGGACCTAGGCTGCGTGctccctgacctctgacctcgtGACCCACCCCCACCTGTCTAGGAAGAAGCAAACACAAAACAGGGTCCCGTAGTTACTtcctggggcgggggctgcagTCTATGCCCTTGATGTCCCGTCCAGCCTGACCGCCCCACgtcctcccccaggccctgtAAGCCTGGCCCCCCAGCAGGGACCCTCTGACATAGCACAAAGTCCCTGATCACGCTCCGAGCCGGCCAGCTGACCCCTGAGGGCGGTCAGGATGCTCTGGAGTTTGGGGGAATGACCAAGTTCAGGCTTGAGGTTGCCAGGTGAGCACACAGGTCTCACGTCTACCTAACTccatgtgtgtgggggtgggggtggtggtgaaagGTGTTGctgagcaaatgaatgaatgaatgaatgaccagGGACAGAGGCTGCTCCTGCAGGGCCAGCTGGGCTTCCCCAGGCCAGTACAGAGGGCCAGGGGGGCAAGAATGTTGCCTGTGTGCAGCCTCTGGATGAGGTGACAGGG
The DNA window shown above is from Lepus europaeus isolate LE1 chromosome 22, mLepTim1.pri, whole genome shotgun sequence and carries:
- the SLC25A29 gene encoding mitochondrial basic amino acids transporter isoform X2, with translation MALDFLAGCAGGVAGVLVGHPFDTVKVRLQVQSTEKPRYRGTLHCFQTIVKQESVLGLYKGLGSPLMGLTFINALVFGVQGNTLRALGQDTPLNQFLAGAAAGAIQCVICCPMELAKTRLQLQGAGPARTYKGSLDCLAQIYRREGLRGVNRGMASTLLRETPSFGVYFLAYDVLTRALGCEPGEPLLVPKLLLAGGVSGMASWLSTYPVDVVKSRLQADGVRGAPRYRGMLDCARQSYQAEGWRVFTRGLASTLLRAFPVNAATFATVTVVLSYARGPEATSAGPALAQPSSL
- the SLC25A29 gene encoding mitochondrial basic amino acids transporter isoform X1, whose protein sequence is MRPALGLPQGRGVGVLALGSPASHWAPPLQVRLQVQSTEKPRYRGTLHCFQTIVKQESVLGLYKGLGSPLMGLTFINALVFGVQGNTLRALGQDTPLNQFLAGAAAGAIQCVICCPMELAKTRLQLQGAGPARTYKGSLDCLAQIYRREGLRGVNRGMASTLLRETPSFGVYFLAYDVLTRALGCEPGEPLLVPKLLLAGGVSGMASWLSTYPVDVVKSRLQADGVRGAPRYRGMLDCARQSYQAEGWRVFTRGLASTLLRAFPVNAATFATVTVVLSYARGPEATSAGPALAQPSSL